GATATTTGATAGATAGGTTGTAATTGTTCAATCGCTATTCAGTTAACTAGCTGCTATCCAAATTTATTTATCTAATACTGCTGGTAAATAGATGATTTGATATTTACTATGTACTTTTTGATTTTATTATGGGTGTAACACTTTCTTTAAAGAGATATTTTGTGTGATTTATATTCTTTTTCAGTTGAAATATGTAATCACATGCGGGTATGAGATTTATAGTGAAATTAGTTCTGTGATGATGAATTAAAGGAGTTAGAACATCTAATTCGATTTTACAGAAAAAATCTATTTTTTAGTAAAGATAACAGCGCATCCATTTTTGTTTAATTTAATATTTTTAATAAAACTTTCTAATCATAACCTAGTCCGTGGCCTTCATCAGGTACGTGCTGAATATCAAAGCCGCATGAAAAACGAATATTACAAATATTTGTGTGTGAGTGAGGAGGATGCTAACTGGGGCCTGTATGTTTTATACGTTGGCTATACCAGTGTCGCTGCCCATGCTCAATATCCACAGGAATATTATCCATCGCACCATTATTTTACCTGGAAATCAGGTCGTATACTCGATGAGTATCAAATTTTGTACATTACCCGTGGTGAGGGTTATTTTGAATCGGACAGCCATAAGCAAAAGGTAACCGCCGGCACAATAATAATTCTGTTCCCTGGCGAGAAACACCGGTATATACCTGATCCGGATATTGGATGGGATGAATACTGGATTGGGATCAGGGGCAGTATTATTGATAACCATGTACATCACAAGTTTTTTAACCGGGAGAACCCCTGTATCAATATAGGGGTCAATGAAAAGGTGGTCGATCTTTTTAATCTGATCATCGATAAAACCAGGGGTAAAAATAAAGAAGACCAGCCCATGATGTCGGGTGTTGCTTTACATCTGCTGGGAATACTTTATTATATGGTCAAACAGAAAAGTCAGGAAAGTGAACAGAAAGATTTGATTATTAACCAGGCGAGGGACTTGTTCAGTTCTAATATCTCCAAAGATTTTTCTCCTAAAATGGCTGCGGACCAATTGAAAATTGGGTACTCTTTATTCCGCAAACTCTTTAAGAATTATACCGGTTTATCACCTGGACAGTATTTTATCCAGGTAAAAATAGAAAAAGCTAAAAACCTGCTGGAAGATCAAAGTTTATCTATCAAAGAAATTGCCTATGACCTGAAATTCGACTCTTGTTTTTACTTCTCCAAATTATTCAAGCAGAAAACCGGCATGAGCCCAACCATCTATAGAAAGAAGGCAGATACCTGCTAAGCTCCTTTTCTGCCTTCCAGGCTTTGCATTAGCTGGCTGTACAGATCATCATTCGTATCTTCCCGGGGTTTCAATTTTTTTACAGTAGCTCTTTTGCCCCTGGCTTTCGCCTTGATAATTTTCAAAAGTTCTTTACTGTATTCATCTTTGAAACCCCTGATGTCGAATGCTGAACTATACTGTTTAATCAGTGCCATGCCCACTTCCAGCTCCTTTTTAGTGATAGTATCGGTTTCGGGGATCTTAAGTTCTTCGCCAGACCTGATTTCTTCAGCGAACCTGATTTTTGTGACTACCAGAATATCATTTAAAGGATGGATGATACATAAATTCTCCGTATTCCTCAATACAAACCGGGCCACGCCGGCTTTTTTAGATTTCACTAAAGCTTTCAATAATAAAGCATAAGCTTTTTTACCCTGTTTCTCTGGCTGGGCATAATAAGAAGTCTCATAATAGATAGGATTGATTTCCTGTAAATCCACAAAATTCTCCAGTGAGATCATCTTGCTTTTATCCGGAGCCGCATCTTCAAAATCCTGTTCATCGAGTACTACATAATTATCATTCAGCAGATAACCTTTTACAATTTTATCAAAAGGGACTTCTTTTCTTGTTTTTTCATTGATGCGCTGAAACTTGATCCTGGAATGATCTTTACTGTCCAGCATATCTAAATCAAGATGACTCTGCTGTACAGCAGAGAAAAGTTTAACCGGGATATTTACCAATCCAAATCCAATAGCTCCATTCCAAAGTGATCTCATCCTAAATGCTTTAATTGTTAATCTAACAACGCGCCATTTCTTTTGTTTTCTGTTCCTGAAAACTTTGAAACTTTCTTATTGTTATCATCCGGAATCAGGTCATCATTTAAAATTTTAGCGATGAGTTTAACAGCCTATAAAAAGAAACGGTCTTTCAAGCAGACACCCGAACCCAAAGGTGGTAAAGGAAGTGGAAAAGAATTGCGCTTTGTCATTCAGAAACATGATGCTTCACATCTTCATTATGATTTCAGATTGGAAATGGGCGGAGTATTGAAAAGCTGGGCTGTTCCCAAAGGGCCTTCCACTGATCCTGAAGTTAAACGGCTTGCGATGATGGTTGAAGATCATCCTTACGATTACAAAGATTTTGAAGGTAGTATTCCTAAAGGAGAGTACGGTGGGGGGACAGTTATTGTTTGGGATGAGGGGACTTATGAGCCTGAAGAGCCGGTAAATGGCACTATAGAAGACCAGGATAGAAACCTCAGACATCAGCTGCATAGCGGTAAAATCAGTTTTATTTTGCATGGCAAAAAGCTGAAAGGATCTTTTGCACTGGTCAAAACTCATGGAATGGGTGAAAATAGCTGGCTTTTGATCAAGCATAAAGATAAATATGCCAAAAGCGAAAATATCTTGCTGAAAGATAAATCGGTGATTTCCAGAAAGACGATTGAACAAATGGAAAAGAAACCAGTTCAGGTTTATGGAAAAAAGACGATTAAACCTAAAAAGCCTGAAACGGTTGAACCCAAGAAGATTAGAACTGTAAAAACTCCTTTTTACGATCAGGTAAAACCTATGCTGGCGACGTTGGTAAATAAGCCATTCGATGAAGAAGGATGGTTATATGAAGTTAAATGGGATGGTTACCGGGCGGTTGCCTTTATGAATAAAGGGACTGTAGCATTCCAGTCCCGGAACAATAAATCTTTTCAGGAGAAGTTTTATCCGATTTACCAGGCATTGGAAGAATGGAATATTAATGCAATTGTAGATGGTGAGGTTGTTGTCGTAGATCAAAAAGGAACAGCTAGTTTCGGAGCTTTACAGAATTGGCATAGTAACCAGGGCGGGGAGTTGTTGTACTATGTTTTTGATATTTTGTGGTATGATGGGTATGACCTTACAGTTTTACCTCTAACACAAAGAAAGGCGATACTGACTCAGCTGATCCCGGAAAACTCCCCGGTAAGGCTCAGTAAAGATTTTGAAACTTCAGGAATAGAATTTCTGGCAGCTGCAAAAAAAGCAGGGCTGGAAGGGATCGTTGCTAAAAGAAAAGACAGTTTGTACGTGGTTGGTGAACGCACCAGTGATTGGCTCAAAATTAAAGCTGCCAGACGTCAGGAAGTCGTGATTGGCGGGTATACAAAGAATGCGGATACCAGCAAACCATTCAGTTCCTTGCTGGTTGGTGTGTTTGATGACGGGAAATTTATTTATACCGGAAAGATTGGGACGGGATTTAGTGTGGAGATGCAGCAGCAATTGTTAACCCGGTTTGAACCTTTGCTGATTGCTAAACCAGCTTTTACAGACAAGCCCGATTTTAATAAAGCTAACCCGTTCAGAGCTGGTTCGGCAAAGGCGAAGGCATTCTGGTTAAAACCGGAGCTGATCTGTGAAGTCAATTTTACAGAAATGACCGCAGATGGTTTGATGCGGCACCCATCTTTTGCAGGCATGCGGGAAGATAAAAACGCTGAAGAAGTTGTTCTTGAAAAAGAAGCAGATACGCCGGCTGTTTTGACTGAAACTGATAAAGGTTTGACTAAGCTCAAAGGAATGAAAGAATTACTGAATCCAAAAGAAGAAACTCAGGTGAAAAAAGTAAACGGGCATGCACTGGAATTTACTAACCTGAATAAGTTATACTGGCCTGTTGAAAAAATAACGAAACGTGAGCTGATCAATTATTATGAGCAGATGGCGTCATTTATATTACCTTATATGAAAGACCGGCCTTTGTCTTTAAACCGTTATCCAAACGGAATTACAGCACAGAGTTTCTATCAGAAAGATGTGACCGGAAAAGTTCCTGACTGGATCAAAACTTATCTTTATCATGCCGAAGGAGATGATTCAGATAAGCATTTCATGGTAGGGGATGATAAAGCAACCTTATTGTACACGGCCGGGCTTGGGTGTATTGAAGTTCATCCCTGGAGCAGTACTATTAAAAAACCTAATTATCCCACCTGGTGTATTATTGATCTTGATCCGGGTAAAAATTCTTTTCAGCAGGTAATCGAAGCGGCGCAGGTCACTAAAACTATTCTGGATGATATGGGTGTCCCTTGTTATTGTAAAACCAGCGGTTCTACAGGTTTACATATCTATATTCCCTTAGGAAACAAATATACTTATGAACAGAGCAAGGAGTTTGCGCGGATTATTGTAACGCTGGTTAATCGCGAAATACCGTCATATACAAGTCTGGAACGTGCGGTTTCTAAACGGAGAGGAAAAATGTACCTGGATTTTTTACAGAACCGCCCTCAGGCTACCATAGCCGCTCCGTATTCGCTGCGTCCAAAGCCTGGCGCTACGGTTTCTATGCCATTACACTGGGAAGAAGTGAAAAAGGGATTGGAAATGAAAGATTTTACAATTTACAATGCGCTGTCAAGGGTTAAAGAAACCGGTGATATTTTTAAACCCGTACTAGGTAAAGGGATCGATCTTAAGAAAGTTATAACAGGAATGCAATTGAAATAACCAGGATATTCTTATGGAATATCCTGGTATTGTTTTTAAGATTGTTTACCCAGATTTCCTGTGATAGATAGAATCTCAAAAGTATAAGTAAGCTGTGTTTTATTTTTCTCGTAACATTGCAAAGCATCCCATAAGCTTTTAAACTTTATTGGCTTCAGATTATTCTTCACATCCCTGCAAAAAGCAATTACACCATGGTCTTTCCATTCGTTATTACTTGTCGAAAGTTCTACAAACGGATAAGATTCCCCTTTTGATAATAATGATATTTTGAAGCTATCCAGAATATCTTTAAGCAGCCTGAAAGAAGACTCGCTGTCTCTGTATAAATCAGGGTACAAACCATCTTTATGGATCTCATCAATGTTTTGTTCAAGGGCCATGACCTGTTTTAAAAAAGCTACCCTGATGTCGTCAGCAGATTCATCAGGAGCAGACAATTCATCTTGCAGTTCCTTTACTGTTTGCAGTGATTGCGCCATTGATTTTCTGGAGTCCTCCGTATTTTTTTTAAGAAAAACCTTGTGGGCGGATTGAAAGCTTTCGATTGCTTCGAGGCTTTTGATCAATACTGAAGGAGCGTTATAATAATTTTTAATTGAAGGTTTCATAGATTATCTATTAATAGAGCTTCATTTGAATTTTTATAGAGAAAATACTCATGTTACCACTTACGTAAAAATAGTAATTTTGTTCAATGCATAGCTTGTTTTTTAAATTATTTTTTAACAGAACTTATTGTTTTTGAGTCGTCTAACGTAAAAGATGCGGAAACTAAATAGGTTGAGGCAAATTTTGATTCTGTAACCTCCCAATTTTCATCTTGATCCGTTTAGTCAGGAAATTATAAATGATCATTTCATGCATGCGCTGGTCATTGTGAAAAATTCTGTTGGCATGCATATGGAACAGGTCTGAAAGCATATTATTTTTCTCAGTTTCCGGGCAGGCATTTAGACTATTCAAAAATGCATGCACTGTTTGCTCAGCTTTTTTCTGCTGTAATTTAGTCGGTACTATAGTCAGCGCGTCAATGTTAAAATCTTTATAACTCTGATTAATCTTTTTGGTCGAATCAGACTGGACATTAAATTCAGCAGCAAAACTGGTGTGCATCCTTTCTGCAAATTGTAATTGTTGCTCCATTGTATACAGGGCTCTGTACATTACATTTTCGATCAAGCTAATAGATAAGATATAGAGATCATTAATCTCAACCGGTCTGGCAATAATCGTTACTACATAATCACTATCTGCTGCGAAACATTTTTCTGCCAGATCCATCCTTTCCAGTCCATATCTTTCAGTTTCCTGCCGGTAAGTTTTAAGTTGCAAATCTGCAACGACTCCCGAGGTGATGTAAGGTGCAACAAT
The Pedobacter cryoconitis DNA segment above includes these coding regions:
- a CDS encoding helix-turn-helix domain-containing protein translates to MKNEYYKYLCVSEEDANWGLYVLYVGYTSVAAHAQYPQEYYPSHHYFTWKSGRILDEYQILYITRGEGYFESDSHKQKVTAGTIIILFPGEKHRYIPDPDIGWDEYWIGIRGSIIDNHVHHKFFNRENPCINIGVNEKVVDLFNLIIDKTRGKNKEDQPMMSGVALHLLGILYYMVKQKSQESEQKDLIINQARDLFSSNISKDFSPKMAADQLKIGYSLFRKLFKNYTGLSPGQYFIQVKIEKAKNLLEDQSLSIKEIAYDLKFDSCFYFSKLFKQKTGMSPTIYRKKADTC
- a CDS encoding Ku protein, giving the protein MRSLWNGAIGFGLVNIPVKLFSAVQQSHLDLDMLDSKDHSRIKFQRINEKTRKEVPFDKIVKGYLLNDNYVVLDEQDFEDAAPDKSKMISLENFVDLQEINPIYYETSYYAQPEKQGKKAYALLLKALVKSKKAGVARFVLRNTENLCIIHPLNDILVVTKIRFAEEIRSGEELKIPETDTITKKELEVGMALIKQYSSAFDIRGFKDEYSKELLKIIKAKARGKRATVKKLKPREDTNDDLYSQLMQSLEGRKGA
- the ligD gene encoding DNA ligase D gives rise to the protein MSLTAYKKKRSFKQTPEPKGGKGSGKELRFVIQKHDASHLHYDFRLEMGGVLKSWAVPKGPSTDPEVKRLAMMVEDHPYDYKDFEGSIPKGEYGGGTVIVWDEGTYEPEEPVNGTIEDQDRNLRHQLHSGKISFILHGKKLKGSFALVKTHGMGENSWLLIKHKDKYAKSENILLKDKSVISRKTIEQMEKKPVQVYGKKTIKPKKPETVEPKKIRTVKTPFYDQVKPMLATLVNKPFDEEGWLYEVKWDGYRAVAFMNKGTVAFQSRNNKSFQEKFYPIYQALEEWNINAIVDGEVVVVDQKGTASFGALQNWHSNQGGELLYYVFDILWYDGYDLTVLPLTQRKAILTQLIPENSPVRLSKDFETSGIEFLAAAKKAGLEGIVAKRKDSLYVVGERTSDWLKIKAARRQEVVIGGYTKNADTSKPFSSLLVGVFDDGKFIYTGKIGTGFSVEMQQQLLTRFEPLLIAKPAFTDKPDFNKANPFRAGSAKAKAFWLKPELICEVNFTEMTADGLMRHPSFAGMREDKNAEEVVLEKEADTPAVLTETDKGLTKLKGMKELLNPKEETQVKKVNGHALEFTNLNKLYWPVEKITKRELINYYEQMASFILPYMKDRPLSLNRYPNGITAQSFYQKDVTGKVPDWIKTYLYHAEGDDSDKHFMVGDDKATLLYTAGLGCIEVHPWSSTIKKPNYPTWCIIDLDPGKNSFQQVIEAAQVTKTILDDMGVPCYCKTSGSTGLHIYIPLGNKYTYEQSKEFARIIVTLVNREIPSYTSLERAVSKRRGKMYLDFLQNRPQATIAAPYSLRPKPGATVSMPLHWEEVKKGLEMKDFTIYNALSRVKETGDIFKPVLGKGIDLKKVITGMQLK